One genomic segment of Paenibacillus xylanexedens includes these proteins:
- a CDS encoding Na(+)/H(+) antiporter subunit C, with the protein MEILMCVAVGILFAVAVFLILSRSLLRIVLGMSILTHGVHLLLITMSRLKTGAPPLLGEMAERYVDPLPQALILTSIVINFGLTAFFFVLSYRSYLKLKTDDMEEVRGRPYE; encoded by the coding sequence ATGGAAATATTGATGTGTGTAGCCGTTGGCATTCTGTTTGCGGTTGCCGTCTTTTTAATCTTGTCGCGGAGCCTGCTCCGCATCGTACTTGGCATGTCCATACTAACCCATGGCGTGCATCTGCTCTTGATCACCATGTCACGTCTCAAAACTGGGGCACCACCACTGCTTGGGGAGATGGCTGAACGTTATGTCGATCCACTTCCTCAGGCTTTGATACTAACTTCAATTGTTATTAATTTTGGCCTCACTGCGTTCTTCTTTGTTCTCTCCTATCGTTCTTATCTGAAGTTAAAAACAGACGATATGGAAGAAGTAAGGGGGCGCCCATATGAATAA
- a CDS encoding rhamnogalacturonan acetylesterase, with protein MGIGLGSGGGRVAEAATDNYRFDFGSGGVESGYTGVSAGDAYTPMKGYGFNTPAQMRNVSASGSGVKSDAVQFLTYGTKSTNTFNVNLSNGLYEVKVVLGNTARASVAAEGVYQIINMTGNGATDQFQIPVTDGQLNLLVTEGKTGTAFTLSALEIRKLSNQTVTNRTIYIGGDSTVCNYYPLGSSVQGGWGQLFPSYVNNSTFQVRNMASSGQFARGFRDDGQMEAILKYIKPGDYFILQFGINDTNAKNNTTEAQFKEIMRDMVRKAKNKGATVILSTPQGRATDFNTANVHQAENRWYNQSTRALAQEEGVTLVELNKLSSAYFTSIGPAATLALYMTGDSLHPNRQGAAELARIVAADMRRQGLSGF; from the coding sequence ATGGGCATCGGTTTGGGAAGCGGTGGAGGGCGAGTCGCCGAAGCGGCAACAGACAATTACAGATTTGATTTTGGTTCGGGTGGTGTTGAGAGCGGTTACACAGGCGTGTCCGCAGGAGATGCTTATACGCCTATGAAAGGTTATGGCTTCAACACACCTGCACAGATGAGGAATGTGTCTGCCTCAGGAAGCGGGGTTAAGAGTGACGCTGTGCAGTTTCTGACTTACGGCACCAAGAGTACCAATACCTTCAATGTGAATCTGTCCAATGGTCTCTATGAGGTCAAAGTGGTTCTGGGCAATACAGCCAGAGCGAGTGTGGCTGCAGAAGGTGTCTACCAGATCATTAATATGACGGGCAACGGGGCAACGGACCAGTTTCAAATTCCGGTGACTGACGGGCAATTAAATCTGCTGGTTACAGAAGGAAAGACAGGAACGGCCTTCACACTTAGTGCACTCGAAATCCGGAAGTTATCCAATCAGACCGTTACCAACCGCACAATCTACATTGGTGGTGACTCAACAGTTTGCAATTACTATCCGCTGGGTAGCAGTGTACAAGGAGGTTGGGGACAGCTGTTTCCGTCCTATGTGAACAATTCCACCTTCCAGGTTCGAAATATGGCGTCAAGTGGTCAATTTGCGAGAGGCTTCCGCGATGATGGTCAGATGGAAGCGATTCTGAAGTATATCAAGCCGGGAGATTATTTTATTTTGCAATTCGGAATTAACGATACCAATGCCAAGAATAATACAACGGAGGCGCAGTTCAAGGAGATTATGCGGGATATGGTACGTAAGGCGAAGAACAAAGGAGCAACGGTGATCCTCTCCACGCCTCAGGGCCGGGCAACAGACTTTAATACAGCCAATGTACATCAAGCGGAGAACCGCTGGTACAATCAATCCACACGTGCACTCGCTCAGGAAGAGGGAGTTACCCTTGTTGAACTGAACAAGCTGAGTTCTGCCTATTTCACGTCTATTGGTCCTGCGGCAACACTTGCTCTATATATGACAGGGGATAGTCTGCATCCGAATCGTCAAGGGGCTGCGGAGCTTGCACGTATTGTGGCTGCGGATATGAGAAGACAGGGACTGAGTGGATTCTGA
- a CDS encoding Na+/H+ antiporter subunit D: MNNLVVLPILLPLITGVLALLFFRKTNIQRIISVIGLLFTAAVSTILITRVAQTGVLTLNMGGWAPPYGIVLVADMVSALLVVAASIIALACLLYAFRSVNKEREEHHFYPFFHFLIAGVNGSFLTGDLFNLFVSFELMLISSYALIVLGGTERQLRETIKYVLINIVSSALFVASIGFLYSITGTLNMADLSVKIAEVGQSGVITLIAVLFLIVFSIKAGLFLFFWLSGSYAAPPAVVTALFAGLLTKVGLYAIVRTFTLIFYHDPDFFHTLIGWMAGATMVLGVIGAISYRDVNKILIYNVVAGVGFVAFGMASASRPALEGLLFYMLHDMLIKTLLFLLGGALIAVAGTSKLDNMGGLIHRYPLLGWMFFISALALAGLPPFSGFPGKLLLFEGGLQAGLYGLTGIAVLSSLLMLYSVLRIFIQAFWGEPPAGVTRRPYAVNGLLIPAGILFVFIIVMGVGAEGMFQLTSRAGDILLHPNIYIDAVLKE, from the coding sequence ATGAATAATCTCGTCGTTCTGCCGATTCTGTTGCCTTTGATTACAGGTGTTCTGGCTCTGCTATTTTTCCGAAAAACAAATATCCAGCGGATCATTAGTGTCATTGGACTTTTGTTTACAGCAGCGGTGTCAACGATACTCATTACGCGGGTAGCACAGACTGGAGTTCTAACGCTTAATATGGGTGGGTGGGCACCTCCCTATGGTATTGTGCTTGTTGCGGATATGGTGTCGGCGCTACTTGTCGTAGCCGCTTCCATCATTGCACTGGCGTGTCTACTGTATGCTTTCCGCAGTGTGAACAAGGAGCGGGAAGAGCACCACTTCTATCCGTTCTTTCATTTCCTGATTGCGGGAGTTAACGGTTCATTTCTAACTGGAGATTTGTTCAATTTGTTTGTCAGCTTTGAACTGATGCTCATCTCTTCCTATGCACTGATCGTATTGGGAGGTACGGAAAGACAATTGCGTGAAACGATTAAATATGTCTTGATTAACATCGTTTCTTCAGCACTGTTTGTCGCTTCCATCGGCTTCCTCTACTCTATTACTGGCACATTGAACATGGCAGACTTGTCCGTAAAAATTGCTGAAGTGGGACAGAGCGGGGTTATTACCTTAATTGCCGTACTCTTCCTAATCGTATTTAGCATCAAAGCCGGACTGTTCCTGTTCTTCTGGCTGTCGGGCTCTTATGCTGCACCACCTGCTGTCGTCACTGCATTGTTCGCAGGATTGCTCACCAAAGTTGGCTTGTACGCAATTGTGCGAACATTCACACTAATCTTCTATCATGATCCTGATTTCTTCCATACACTGATCGGATGGATGGCTGGTGCAACGATGGTCCTTGGTGTCATCGGTGCGATCTCATACCGCGATGTGAACAAAATTCTCATTTACAACGTAGTCGCAGGTGTAGGTTTTGTCGCTTTTGGTATGGCTTCGGCCAGTCGCCCTGCACTGGAGGGGCTGCTCTTCTATATGCTGCATGATATGTTGATCAAAACATTGCTCTTCCTGCTCGGCGGTGCTTTGATCGCTGTTGCCGGAACATCCAAACTCGACAACATGGGCGGGCTGATCCATCGCTATCCGCTGCTCGGCTGGATGTTCTTCATTAGCGCACTTGCCTTGGCAGGTTTGCCGCCATTTAGTGGATTTCCAGGGAAGTTGCTTCTCTTTGAAGGAGGCTTGCAGGCAGGCTTATATGGTCTTACCGGCATTGCGGTGCTTTCGAGCTTGTTGATGTTATATTCGGTACTACGCATCTTCATACAAGCGTTCTGGGGCGAACCGCCTGCCGGGGTTACAAGACGCCCTTACGCGGTGAACGGCCTGCTGATTCCTGCCGGAATTCTGTTTGTATTCATCATCGTAATGGGTGTGGGGGCTGAAGGTATGTTCCAATTAACCTCCCGCGCAGGCGATATTCTACTGCATCCCAATATTTATATTGATGCCGTATTGAAGGAGTAG
- a CDS encoding flavin reductase family protein, which produces MYTLDPREITGRDNYKLMSGSVVPRPIAFVTTLSDENGVINAAPFSFFNVVSSDPPLLSISIARKDGIMKDTARNVLAHQELVVHICDEAIIAEVNETAAILEPHESELDRTKLTTVPSIKVTVPGIQEALIRMECELYQHIPITNDEGKPVSDLLLVRIVQYHFSEQVYNPDKGYILMDHLKPVSRLAGNDYAKLGERFTIVRPE; this is translated from the coding sequence ATGTATACATTGGATCCACGTGAAATAACGGGAAGAGACAACTATAAACTGATGAGTGGTTCGGTGGTACCACGTCCAATTGCTTTTGTGACGACACTTTCAGATGAGAATGGTGTAATTAATGCAGCGCCTTTCAGTTTCTTTAATGTGGTTAGTTCGGACCCACCGCTGTTATCCATATCCATTGCACGTAAAGACGGTATCATGAAAGATACTGCTCGTAATGTGCTTGCTCATCAAGAACTGGTCGTGCATATCTGTGATGAAGCAATCATAGCAGAAGTGAATGAGACAGCAGCCATACTGGAACCCCACGAAAGTGAGCTTGATCGGACAAAACTCACTACAGTGCCAAGTATCAAGGTTACTGTGCCAGGAATTCAGGAAGCACTCATTCGGATGGAGTGTGAGCTGTATCAGCACATCCCGATCACGAATGATGAGGGCAAACCGGTGAGTGACCTGCTGCTGGTACGCATTGTGCAGTATCATTTCAGCGAACAAGTCTACAATCCGGACAAGGGCTATATCCTGATGGATCATTTGAAACCAGTCAGTAGACTGGCGGGTAATGATTATGCCAAACTTGGGGAGAGATTTACTATAGTTCGGCCTGAGTAG
- a CDS encoding MMPL family transporter, whose translation MGYRRLAAFISRYPRFIILCWVFIIGMSAVWAWKLPDIVQDHGLKRVHGDAQAVDAVLEDEFGSPADPVILVFEKKENTSPLQFRQWIKDRLTQVQVLPAVTSITSPLDASERVTLKDHRAYSLVKMDVPAHQMGPPLEQLRAVLETDGPGTVQLTGKAVVQQDVNNLSFRDLERAEMVGLPIALIVLCFAFRGLYAALIAVMMGISAVITAMGVTTLLGYHLELSNFIINVIPMVGMALSIDFALIILSRYREEVQRAYEDEGEANVLGRSLDMQSEILQRTLRTAGRAVLFSAACVLLGLLGLLWIRLPMFLSVSLGAIIVLLLSLLLNVTLLPALLSLSADRVFKRKLVHSLPRRSVWHRWSALVMKRPVSMAIGGTVVLLLCVYPVTRLELSVPDASSLPERMESRQAAEQLQHDLGQKNTSAIEIVIGGQQELLTASHWQLAYNKARQLLQDSDVLSIVSPWGLLQPNQNDSRSLFQIPPSALTPSIEGKESTRTAWLRSTVSDHSIRLIATVHGEPGSEQVADWLERIRNSDYAPGFNNVKLRYGGEAAKQHEIMQEVTSQLPKVLVFVVVTNYLVLLAAFRSMLIPTKAILMNLLSLAASFGILVWVFNEGHLGMEPSAIAIMIPVFIAGLVFGISMDYGVFMLSRIQEVYRRTGDSDVAVQQGLASTGRLVTSAAAILLAVTIPFAFAEVAGVRQLGIGITAAVLIDVTLIRLILVPALMKLMGRWNWWLPGQMK comes from the coding sequence ATGGGTTATCGCAGACTTGCTGCCTTCATCAGCCGATATCCGAGGTTCATTATTCTCTGCTGGGTATTTATCATCGGGATGTCAGCGGTCTGGGCGTGGAAGTTACCTGACATAGTTCAGGATCACGGATTAAAACGGGTTCACGGGGATGCGCAAGCAGTTGATGCTGTTCTGGAGGACGAATTCGGTTCTCCTGCTGATCCGGTTATTCTGGTTTTTGAGAAAAAGGAAAATACCTCGCCGTTACAGTTCAGGCAGTGGATCAAGGATCGTTTGACACAGGTTCAAGTGTTGCCTGCGGTAACCTCTATCACGTCCCCTTTGGATGCTAGCGAAAGGGTGACGCTTAAAGACCATAGGGCATATTCCCTTGTGAAAATGGATGTGCCCGCGCATCAGATGGGTCCCCCACTGGAGCAGTTGCGCGCCGTGCTGGAAACAGACGGTCCAGGTACGGTGCAATTGACGGGGAAGGCAGTCGTGCAGCAGGATGTCAATAATCTGAGCTTTCGTGATCTGGAACGGGCAGAGATGGTGGGCCTGCCGATTGCCCTGATCGTTTTGTGTTTTGCATTCAGGGGGCTATATGCTGCATTGATTGCTGTCATGATGGGGATCAGTGCTGTGATTACTGCGATGGGAGTCACGACACTCCTTGGTTATCATCTGGAATTGTCCAACTTTATCATTAATGTGATTCCCATGGTGGGCATGGCACTGAGTATAGATTTTGCCCTGATCATCCTGAGCAGGTACAGGGAAGAAGTTCAGCGGGCCTATGAAGATGAAGGCGAAGCTAATGTTCTGGGTAGAAGTCTGGATATGCAAAGCGAGATACTTCAGCGAACATTACGTACAGCAGGCAGAGCAGTGTTGTTCTCGGCAGCTTGCGTGCTCCTTGGGCTGCTGGGTTTGCTCTGGATCAGACTGCCAATGTTTCTGAGTGTCTCCTTGGGGGCCATTATTGTTCTGCTCCTATCGCTATTGTTAAATGTTACGCTGCTGCCAGCTCTACTGTCACTGTCTGCGGATCGGGTCTTCAAGCGAAAGTTAGTCCATTCGTTGCCCAGACGCTCGGTCTGGCATCGATGGTCAGCATTGGTCATGAAACGACCAGTCAGTATGGCCATTGGAGGTACGGTTGTGCTGCTCCTGTGTGTTTATCCAGTGACCCGGCTGGAACTGTCCGTCCCGGATGCTTCTTCACTCCCAGAGAGAATGGAGTCCCGCCAGGCAGCAGAGCAGTTGCAACATGATCTGGGGCAAAAGAATACCTCCGCCATCGAGATCGTGATTGGCGGACAGCAGGAACTGTTGACTGCCTCTCACTGGCAGTTGGCCTACAACAAAGCCCGTCAACTACTGCAGGACTCAGACGTATTGAGCATTGTTTCACCATGGGGCCTATTACAGCCGAATCAAAATGACTCGCGGAGCCTTTTTCAAATTCCACCGTCGGCGCTCACTCCTTCCATAGAAGGCAAGGAGTCAACAAGGACGGCATGGCTGCGTTCAACGGTCTCTGACCATTCCATACGATTGATAGCCACCGTGCACGGGGAGCCTGGGTCGGAACAGGTTGCAGACTGGCTTGAACGAATAAGGAATAGCGATTATGCACCAGGTTTCAACAACGTAAAACTACGTTATGGCGGGGAAGCTGCCAAGCAGCATGAAATAATGCAGGAAGTCACAAGTCAACTGCCCAAAGTGCTGGTATTTGTAGTGGTCACCAATTATCTTGTGTTACTGGCGGCATTCCGATCGATGCTCATTCCAACCAAGGCAATTCTGATGAATCTGCTCAGCTTAGCCGCTTCATTTGGCATATTGGTGTGGGTGTTCAATGAAGGACATCTGGGGATGGAGCCGTCAGCGATTGCCATTATGATTCCTGTATTCATTGCAGGATTGGTGTTTGGCATATCCATGGATTATGGCGTGTTTATGCTGAGCCGTATTCAGGAAGTGTATAGACGAACCGGAGACAGTGATGTGGCTGTACAGCAGGGATTGGCTTCTACAGGTCGTTTGGTTACCTCAGCAGCGGCAATTCTGCTTGCGGTGACCATACCGTTTGCCTTTGCTGAAGTCGCAGGTGTGAGGCAGTTAGGGATCGGAATCACGGCAGCGGTGTTGATTGACGTTACATTAATCCGTCTAATACTGGTACCTGCATTGATGAAATTAATGGGTAGGTGGAACTGGTGGCTGCCAGGTCAGATGAAATGA
- a CDS encoding Na(+)/H(+) antiporter subunit F1, producing the protein MLSSLLFISLLILSLAILGCLYRVLRGPSMADRITALDTIGINVIAIVAVLSMMLQTQAYLDIILLIGILAFLSTVAFARYIERGAVFKNDGDR; encoded by the coding sequence ATGTTATCCTCACTGTTGTTCATCTCATTGCTCATTCTCTCCTTAGCCATTCTGGGTTGCTTGTACAGGGTGCTTAGGGGACCATCCATGGCTGACCGGATCACGGCACTGGATACCATCGGTATCAATGTAATCGCCATCGTTGCCGTTCTGTCGATGATGCTGCAAACCCAAGCCTATCTGGATATCATCTTGCTGATTGGTATTCTGGCCTTTCTAAGTACAGTGGCATTTGCACGTTATATCGAACGGGGGGCGGTATTCAAAAATGATGGAGATCGTTAA
- a CDS encoding Na+/H+ antiporter subunit E has protein sequence MAFQIVLNLIIAFVWMFLNNAWNGVGFLIGYLLGLLLIGGMRRFFPQRFYIVRVWAIFKLITLLFKELVRASIEVIRQIIKPKLDIRPGIFTYKTQLSSDWEVTLLCLLISLTPGSLPLEISGNQRKLFIHALDIKDEQKMRDDIQNTFEKAIMEVTR, from the coding sequence ATGGCCTTTCAGATTGTACTGAATCTTATCATTGCCTTTGTATGGATGTTTCTGAACAATGCCTGGAATGGTGTTGGTTTTCTCATAGGTTACCTGCTTGGACTGCTTCTCATCGGGGGGATGCGCAGATTCTTCCCCCAGCGCTTCTATATTGTGCGGGTCTGGGCCATCTTCAAACTGATTACACTGCTTTTCAAGGAACTGGTGCGAGCCAGCATTGAGGTTATACGCCAGATTATCAAGCCAAAGCTCGATATAAGGCCCGGTATTTTTACGTATAAAACTCAATTGTCCTCGGATTGGGAGGTTACTCTGCTCTGCTTACTCATCTCATTGACACCAGGTTCTCTGCCGCTTGAGATCTCGGGTAATCAACGCAAACTGTTTATTCACGCACTGGATATCAAGGATGAACAGAAAATGAGAGATGATATCCAAAATACATTCGAAAAAGCAATTATGGAGGTGACGCGTTAA
- the mnhG gene encoding monovalent cation/H(+) antiporter subunit G, with translation MMEIVKVTTETAIGLLVLLGALLSALSAFGLIRLPDVYLRAHAATKSMTLGVFCVLSATFFYFWYFDNYISARLLLGILFVFITAPVAGHLNGRAAYRTDVPLWEQSVQDELEPLLKGKKVNHEAKDMME, from the coding sequence ATGATGGAGATCGTTAAAGTAACCACTGAAACCGCTATAGGTCTACTCGTACTGCTCGGTGCACTACTCAGTGCGCTCAGTGCATTCGGACTTATTCGTCTGCCTGATGTATATCTGAGAGCCCATGCCGCAACCAAAAGTATGACACTTGGAGTATTCTGTGTATTAAGCGCTACGTTTTTCTACTTCTGGTACTTCGATAACTATATCAGTGCCCGCTTGTTGCTTGGTATCCTGTTTGTATTCATCACGGCTCCGGTGGCCGGACATCTGAACGGACGGGCCGCCTATCGCACAGATGTACCGCTGTGGGAGCAGAGCGTTCAAGATGAACTGGAACCTTTGTTAAAAGGGAAAAAGGTGAACCATGAGGCCAAGGATATGATGGAATAA
- a CDS encoding type III polyketide synthase, which yields MNQLEATTGASIMGIGTAWPTHRIEQKDVSARLAQALEHEPDARRWAKRIFNQCGVETRYTCEPNLLEPVDSCRYLPFTNADEVPTTSERMGKYKAAAVPLGLEAAGQALQDADVTSSELTHLITVSCTGQFLPGLDVRLIQQLELSPQINRIPLVFQGCAAGLKAIQLANSIVTTDQKATVLIVCVELCTLHFQPSAKRDDLYAASFFGDGASACVIGASGTDRNECFRLGRGHSTLLPDCAEEMIWEVGNTGFDLYLSPQIPKLLGLHLGPEVERLLEGSGLPEIWAIHPGGRGIVDAVQKLYQLTDEQVSYSRNILRDYGNLSSVTILFVLQAIREDYRQKEKHSSGIALAFGPGLTAELLPFTYIPAPIANRTPVNHGIQ from the coding sequence ATGAACCAGCTTGAGGCAACTACTGGGGCAAGTATTATGGGAATAGGAACGGCGTGGCCTACCCACCGTATTGAGCAAAAGGATGTGTCTGCCCGTCTCGCGCAAGCGCTGGAACATGAGCCAGATGCGAGAAGATGGGCCAAACGAATCTTTAATCAGTGCGGTGTGGAGACTCGGTATACGTGTGAACCGAATCTGCTTGAGCCTGTTGATTCTTGCCGATATTTACCCTTTACCAATGCGGACGAGGTTCCGACTACATCCGAGCGTATGGGCAAATACAAAGCTGCTGCTGTTCCACTTGGTCTCGAGGCGGCCGGACAGGCCCTTCAGGATGCAGACGTAACCTCCTCGGAACTTACACATCTCATTACGGTGAGTTGCACGGGGCAATTCCTGCCCGGACTTGATGTTCGGCTGATCCAACAGCTTGAACTGTCACCGCAGATCAACCGGATTCCACTGGTGTTTCAAGGATGTGCAGCGGGTCTGAAGGCGATCCAACTGGCGAATTCCATTGTAACGACAGATCAGAAGGCTACGGTTCTCATCGTGTGTGTGGAACTATGTACACTTCACTTTCAGCCATCTGCCAAACGGGATGACCTGTATGCTGCATCTTTCTTCGGAGACGGTGCCTCTGCCTGTGTTATTGGTGCGTCCGGAACAGACCGCAATGAATGTTTTCGACTGGGCCGAGGGCACTCAACGCTGCTCCCGGATTGTGCAGAAGAAATGATCTGGGAAGTGGGCAATACAGGCTTTGATCTCTACCTGTCACCACAGATTCCGAAGCTGCTTGGTTTGCATCTCGGTCCAGAGGTAGAACGGTTGCTGGAGGGGAGCGGTTTACCGGAAATATGGGCAATCCATCCGGGAGGCAGAGGCATCGTGGATGCCGTTCAGAAGCTGTATCAGTTGACAGATGAGCAGGTCTCCTACAGCCGAAACATCCTGCGGGATTATGGCAATCTGTCGTCCGTGACGATTCTTTTTGTTCTTCAAGCCATCCGCGAGGATTACAGACAGAAGGAAAAGCATTCCAGTGGGATAGCGCTGGCCTTTGGCCCGGGACTGACGGCAGAGTTACTTCCTTTTACATACATCCCTGCCCCCATTGCGAACAGAACACCTGTGAATCATGGCATTCAATAG
- a CDS encoding dienelactone hydrolase family protein, which produces MSDIEAYLQQQTNLRGRSAYHADQPLELWHSQLRTRVKERLGGFPTMAAALNPVLLERITCDGYIRERIEITTYAGLRMPVYLLIPGDGSIIENKRPAIVACHGHGYGSREISGMEPDGSLRTGEPGLHKDFAVALVKRGYVVAAPELLGFGDRRLEEDRDAPPGVSSCTKIAAHLLMVGKTLAGHRVYETTRVLDYISTRPEVDSERIGSMGISGGGLVTAFTAALDERFRATVVSGYANTFQGSILDRNHCLDNYVPGILREAELPDLIGLIVPRPLFIEAGSDDQVFPIHAAREAYERLTHIYEQAGAEKSLDADFFIGGHEISGAKAYDWLDQVL; this is translated from the coding sequence ATGTCTGATATTGAAGCCTATCTACAACAACAAACGAATCTTCGTGGTCGTTCCGCGTATCATGCAGATCAACCCCTGGAGTTATGGCACAGTCAGTTACGTACTCGCGTGAAAGAACGGCTGGGCGGTTTCCCTACGATGGCGGCAGCACTGAATCCTGTCTTACTGGAGCGCATTACATGTGACGGATATATTCGGGAGCGGATTGAAATCACGACCTATGCAGGACTTCGCATGCCAGTGTATTTATTAATTCCGGGTGATGGAAGCATTATCGAGAACAAGAGACCTGCTATCGTTGCTTGTCATGGGCATGGCTACGGTAGCCGAGAGATATCGGGTATGGAACCGGATGGGTCACTACGGACAGGAGAGCCCGGATTACACAAGGACTTTGCAGTAGCTCTTGTGAAGCGTGGTTATGTGGTTGCGGCTCCAGAGCTGCTCGGATTTGGTGATCGAAGACTGGAAGAGGACCGCGATGCGCCACCAGGGGTAAGCTCCTGTACGAAGATTGCTGCGCATCTGCTTATGGTGGGGAAGACCCTCGCCGGTCATAGGGTGTATGAAACAACACGTGTATTGGATTATATATCGACTCGGCCAGAAGTGGATTCGGAGCGAATTGGAAGCATGGGTATCTCGGGCGGTGGGCTGGTGACTGCATTTACAGCCGCGTTGGATGAACGGTTCAGGGCAACTGTGGTAAGCGGTTATGCAAATACATTCCAGGGCAGCATACTGGATCGGAACCATTGTCTGGACAACTATGTGCCAGGTATCCTGCGTGAAGCGGAGTTGCCGGATCTCATCGGCCTGATTGTGCCTAGGCCACTTTTTATTGAAGCTGGAAGTGATGATCAGGTGTTCCCCATCCATGCAGCGAGAGAGGCGTATGAGCGTTTGACACACATATATGAGCAGGCGGGAGCAGAAAAATCGCTGGATGCGGATTTCTTTATAGGTGGACATGAGATTAGCGGAGCGAAAGCCTATGACTGGCTTGACCAAGTTCTGTGA